Within the Pengzhenrongella sicca genome, the region GAGCTCGAGGAGCGGCTGCGCGGGACCGGACCGGTCGGGGACTACCTCGTGGACCAGCTCGTCGCCTTCAACGCGACGGTGGACTACGGACCGATGGACTTCCGTTCGCTGGGCGACAGCCCGGCCATCGGCGCCGTGATGAACCCGGCGGCCGGCCGGTGGAGCATCCGCGCGGCCCCGCGCTTCACGGCCACCGGCGAGCTCGCCGCGGGCGACCCGGGCCGGACCGTGCGCGTGTGCGAGTCGTTCGACACGCGATGGCTCCTCGAGGACATGTTCGCCAAGCTGCGGTCGGCTGAACCCCGGTCATGACGTCGCGCGCCGGCGCCCTGACCGGCGCGCAGGCACGGCGACGCCGCCCTATTGGTGAAACATCACATGTATGATCTACTGATCCTGCTCGTCCCCGAGCGAGCCATCGCCAGCGTTGTCGATCAGACGAAGGATTGGGACACATGCTCTCAGTGCACCGAACGGCGATCACGAAGCCGTCGCAACGACTCTTCCTGACTGCGACTGTCGCAGCAGCCGCCCTCGCCCTCACCGCCTGCTCCTCCGGCGGCGATGCGGGCGATAGCGGATCGACCTCGGAGTTCGGCTTCGCGGCGGCGACGCAGGAGGACGGCAGCACCATCACCGTCTGGGTCGACGCCTCCCGCGAACCCGCCGCGGACGCCTTCATCGCGGCCCACCCGGACACTCCGATCAAGGTCGAGACCTACGACGGCGGCGCGAACGGCTCCGGCTCGTTCCAGACGAAGATCACTGCCTTCGACCAGGCGGGCGACGGCTGGCCCGACGTGGTCTTCTCGACCCAGAACAACGACGCCGCCTGGGCGAGCCAGGGCGAGGATCCGTTCGCGGCCCAGCTGAACAACGGGTACGTCGACCAGTCCTTCCTGGACGGGTTCACCGAGGGCGCGCTCGCCCCCGTGACGATCGACGACACGGTGTACGGGCTGCGCAACGACCTCGCACCCACGGTGACCTGGTACGACCAGAGCCTGTTGGACCAGTTCGGCTACACGCTGCCGACGACCTGGGAGGAGTACGAGGCCCTCGGGCTGAAGGTCGCGGCCGAGCACCCGGGGTACATCATCGGCTCGGTCGGCGACGCGTGGGCCCCCGAGGTCTACTTCTGGGGAGCCCAAGCGCCGGTCAACGTCGTCACCGGCTCCGACGAGTTCAGCACCGACACCTCCGACCCGAAGTCCGTCGCGATCGCCGAGATCATCGACAACCTGATCGACGCCGGGTCCCTCGTCCAGGACAGCGTGTTCAGCCCGGACTTCGTGACGAAGTACACGGGCAAGGTCCTGCTCCTGCCCGGGCCGGTGTGGTTCTCGGGCGCGTTGTTCCAGAACGCGGACTCCCTCAACTCCGCGGCCGGCACCATCGGCGCCGGCCTGCCGCTCGCGTGGGACGGTGACGAGGCCGTCGCCGGCAACGTCGGCGGCGGCACGTGGTTCGTCTCGAGCCACTCGAAGAACCTCGCGGCGGCCAAGGAGTTCCTCGAGTTCGTCACGAGCTCCGACGAGTACCAGGTCGAGCTCGCCCCCGGGCTGCCCGCCTACACCGCCGCCGCAGACAAGTGGCTCGTGAAGCAGGGGGAGAGCAACTTCTTCACCGGGGACTTCGCCCCGAACCTGACCACCGCGGCCAGCTCGGTCTGGGACGGCTGGGGCTACCCGAAGTTCAGCCAGGAGTCCGTGTGGGCGAAGACCGTGACGCCGGACCTCGCCAGCGGCACGAGCCTCGTCGATCTCCTCCCGGCGTGGCAGACGGCCCTCGAGAACGAGGCTCAGGTCAACGGCTACACGGTGAAGTGACCGTGACCCTCGCCCCACCAGCCCCGCCGGTCGTCGGCTCCGTACGGAGCCGACGGCCGGGCAGGCGGCCGAAGCGGCCGGTGGCCACCGGCCAGCAGGCCCGGATGTCGTACGTCTTCGTCTCCGGGTACACCGTGCTCGCCGTGGCGTTCGGGCTCGTCCCGACGCTGTATGCGCTCTACCTCTCCGTGATGCGGGACGGCCGGTTCGTCGGGGTCGACAACTTCGTGCGGGTCGTCGGCGACTTCCGCTTCCTGCCCGCGGTCCAGCACGTTGCCCTGTTCGTCGCGATCTGGCTGACCTGCCTGCTGGCATTCGTCGTCGTGCTGGCGCTCGTCGTGCACTCGATCGGCCAACGCTGGCTGAGCTCGAGCATCCGGTTCATCTACTACATCCCGGGTGCGCTGGCGGGCGCGTCGAGCGTGGTGCTGTGGCTGTTCCTGCTCGATCCGACGGTCAGCCCGGTCTCCGCCGTGCTGCACCTGTTCGGGCTCGAGACGTTTGTCCAGACGGTCTCGCCCGGCAACCTCCCCGTCATCTTCGCCATCATCGCGTTCTGGACGGGCGCGGGCGGCTGGATCGTCGTCATGTACGGCGCGCTGAACAACATCCCGCGCGAGGTCATGGAAGCCGCCCGCATCGACGGCGCGGGGCCGATCCGGACGGCGCGCCACATCCAGCTCCCCATGATGCGCAAGTGGATCTCCTACATGGCGATCATGTCGCTCGCCGCGGGCACGCAGCTGTTCGTCGAGCCGCGCGTCCTGTCCCAGGCGAGCAAGGGCGTCGTGCCCATCGACTACTCGCTGAACCAGCTCGCCTACCTGTACGCCTTCAAGCAGAACGACAACAACGGGTCCGCGGCGATCGCCGTGCTGCTCCTGGTGGTCTCGCTCGCGCTGAGCATGTTCTTCGTCATCAAGGGTGGTCTCTTTGAACGCGACTGATCTCGACCGCAGCCGCCACGCGGCGTCTCCCGCCAGGTGGCTCGGCCGCGCTGCCGTCGTCGCGGGGATCGGCTTCTTCGTGCTGTTCTTCGTCGTGCCGATCATCTGGCTGGTGATCGCTTCGGGGAAGTCGCCCCGCGACCTCATCACGACCGCCCCGTTCCAGCCCGGCACGTTCGCAGCGTTGGCGGACAACTGGTCGGCCCTGATCGGCTTCCAGGACGGGATCATCTTTACGTGGCTCGGCAACTCGGCGCTGTACTCGATCGGCGCCCTGGTGTTGACGCTCGTCACCAGCATCCCCGCCGGGTACGCCCTGGCCCTCGGGAACTTTCCGGGGCGCAAGCCGTTGCTGACGATGACGTTGATCGTCATGCTCATCCCGAACACCGCGCTGGTGCTGCCGATCTTTCTCGAGCTGAGCGCGGTCAACCTGATCGGCACGCCGCTGTCGGTGATCCTGCCGTTCTCGTTCTTCCCCTTCGGCGTGTACCTGACCTACATCTACTTCTCGACGAGCATCCCGCGCGACCTGCTGGCCGCGGCCCGCATCGACGGGTGCGGGGAGCTCGCGGTGTTCGGCAGGATCGCGCTCCCGCTCGCCACGCCCGTGGTCGCGCTGGTGGGCTTCTTCAGCTTCGTCGCGAACTGGAACAACTACTTCCTGCCCTTCCTCACGGTCCCGGGCACGAAGGCGCCGATCCAGGTCGGCCTGGCGGAGATGCTCTCGAACGTGCCGGCGTTCAACCCCACGGCCGCGGGCACGACCTCGATCCAGCTGCCCGCGCTCGCGCTCGCGACCCTGGTGTCGGTGGCTCCCGTCATGCTGATCTTCATGTTCTCGCAGCGATTCCTCGTCTCGGGGCTCACCGCGGGCGGGACGAAGGAGTGACGATGGAGCGGCACGCGATGGTGGTCAACGTCGTCCCCGAGCTGCGGGAGGAGTATCTGCGCCTGCACTCGGCCGTGTGGCCGCAGGTTGAGGCGACGCTCTCCGCGTGCCACGTCACCAACTACTCCATCTACCTGCTCGAGGGCACCTTGTTCGCCTACTACGAGTACGTCGGCACCGATCACGAGGCGGACATGGCCCGAATCGCGGAGGATCCGGTGACCCAGGACTGGTGGACCCGGACCGACCCCTGTCAGACCCCGTTCGGCGTCGGAACGACGCCGGGCCAGCGGTGGCGGGACCTGCGCGAGATCTGGCATCTGGCGTGACGCGCGCCCTGCTCGACGCCCACCTGCACACCTGGCACCGGGCCACCAACCCGCAACCCTGGATCGACCCGACGACGATGGCCGCGATCGACCGCGACTTCTCGATGGCCCAGGCCGGCGAGGTGATCGCGGCGCATGGCGGCGTCGGCGGCGTCGTCGTGCAGGCCATCAACAGCCACCGCGAGACGATCGACCTCCTCGCGGCCGCGTCGGCGCGGGACGGGCTCGCCGTCGTCGGCTGGGTGGACCTCACCGGTGACGTCGCGGCCCAGGTCGACGCGCTCCGCGGCGCCCCGGGCGGGGACGCGCTGGTCGGGATCCGGCACCTGGTCCACCTCGAGCCCGACGACGCCTGGCTGCTGCGCGCCGACGTCGCACGCGGGCTCGAGGCCCTCGCCTCGGCCGGGCTCCCGTTCGACCTCGTCGTCCGACCGTGGCAGCTCAGGGCCGCCGCGCAGGTCGCGCGCGCCCACCCCGGCGTGCTCCTCGTCCTCGAACATCTCGGCAAGCCCCCGATCACCAGCCCCGAGCTCGTCCGCTGGACGACCGAGCTGCAGGCGCTCGCCGGCCACGACAACGTCGTCGCGAAGGTCTCCGGCCTGACGCTCGAGGACGACTGGGGGTCGTGGACCGCCGAGCGCCTGCGCCCGGTGCTCGACCACGCACTCGAGACGTTCGGCCCCGACCGGTTGATGTTCGGCTCCGACTGGCCGCTGGTCGAGCTGACCGGCGGCTACGGGCCCTGGAAGGACGCGTACCTGAGCCTGACCGGCGACCTGTCCCCCGCCGAGCAGGCGGCGCTCGACTCGGGCACCGCGCGCCGCGCGTACTCGCTGTGATGCCGGCGAGGCTACGCACCCGGCCCGTGGGCTCGACCGGCCTGCGGGCGACGGAGATCGGATTCGGCGCGGCGAGCCTCGGGAACTTGTACCGGCGGACGGGCGAGGACGAGGCGGCGAACGCCGTCGCACGCGCGTGGCAGCGCGGTATCCGGTACTTCGACACCGCGCCGCACTACGGCCTGGGCCTGTCCGAGCTCCGGCTCGGC harbors:
- a CDS encoding ABC transporter substrate-binding protein, producing MLSVHRTAITKPSQRLFLTATVAAAALALTACSSGGDAGDSGSTSEFGFAAATQEDGSTITVWVDASREPAADAFIAAHPDTPIKVETYDGGANGSGSFQTKITAFDQAGDGWPDVVFSTQNNDAAWASQGEDPFAAQLNNGYVDQSFLDGFTEGALAPVTIDDTVYGLRNDLAPTVTWYDQSLLDQFGYTLPTTWEEYEALGLKVAAEHPGYIIGSVGDAWAPEVYFWGAQAPVNVVTGSDEFSTDTSDPKSVAIAEIIDNLIDAGSLVQDSVFSPDFVTKYTGKVLLLPGPVWFSGALFQNADSLNSAAGTIGAGLPLAWDGDEAVAGNVGGGTWFVSSHSKNLAAAKEFLEFVTSSDEYQVELAPGLPAYTAAADKWLVKQGESNFFTGDFAPNLTTAASSVWDGWGYPKFSQESVWAKTVTPDLASGTSLVDLLPAWQTALENEAQVNGYTVK
- a CDS encoding carbohydrate ABC transporter permease, with amino-acid sequence MATGQQARMSYVFVSGYTVLAVAFGLVPTLYALYLSVMRDGRFVGVDNFVRVVGDFRFLPAVQHVALFVAIWLTCLLAFVVVLALVVHSIGQRWLSSSIRFIYYIPGALAGASSVVLWLFLLDPTVSPVSAVLHLFGLETFVQTVSPGNLPVIFAIIAFWTGAGGWIVVMYGALNNIPREVMEAARIDGAGPIRTARHIQLPMMRKWISYMAIMSLAAGTQLFVEPRVLSQASKGVVPIDYSLNQLAYLYAFKQNDNNGSAAIAVLLLVVSLALSMFFVIKGGLFERD
- a CDS encoding carbohydrate ABC transporter permease, with amino-acid sequence MVSLNATDLDRSRHAASPARWLGRAAVVAGIGFFVLFFVVPIIWLVIASGKSPRDLITTAPFQPGTFAALADNWSALIGFQDGIIFTWLGNSALYSIGALVLTLVTSIPAGYALALGNFPGRKPLLTMTLIVMLIPNTALVLPIFLELSAVNLIGTPLSVILPFSFFPFGVYLTYIYFSTSIPRDLLAAARIDGCGELAVFGRIALPLATPVVALVGFFSFVANWNNYFLPFLTVPGTKAPIQVGLAEMLSNVPAFNPTAAGTTSIQLPALALATLVSVAPVMLIFMFSQRFLVSGLTAGGTKE
- a CDS encoding L-rhamnose mutarotase is translated as MERHAMVVNVVPELREEYLRLHSAVWPQVEATLSACHVTNYSIYLLEGTLFAYYEYVGTDHEADMARIAEDPVTQDWWTRTDPCQTPFGVGTTPGQRWRDLREIWHLA
- a CDS encoding amidohydrolase family protein, with the protein product MTRALLDAHLHTWHRATNPQPWIDPTTMAAIDRDFSMAQAGEVIAAHGGVGGVVVQAINSHRETIDLLAAASARDGLAVVGWVDLTGDVAAQVDALRGAPGGDALVGIRHLVHLEPDDAWLLRADVARGLEALASAGLPFDLVVRPWQLRAAAQVARAHPGVLLVLEHLGKPPITSPELVRWTTELQALAGHDNVVAKVSGLTLEDDWGSWTAERLRPVLDHALETFGPDRLMFGSDWPLVELTGGYGPWKDAYLSLTGDLSPAEQAALDSGTARRAYSL